A part of Aspergillus oryzae RIB40 DNA, chromosome 7 genomic DNA contains:
- a CDS encoding uncharacterized protein (predicted protein), with the protein MESWTSASEEFEDQAWWACLNNAELYNFGSDWQRVYEILPEIAGPSAGGLVSLETLSFIRSGFKKWLSEAKQIEPELWRKDPHRFIELKASRLLGAVTTRYMLLADQEAFETDGRLRLIYLDNKRNIVRETRVDADGQTITDIIMAWFELTDPLELEDGITGDRYRVTGDLGRELYELTDSDFADP; encoded by the coding sequence atggagagttGGACTTCCGCATCAGAAGAATTCGAAGATCAGGCCTGGTGGGCGTGTTTGAATAACGCCGAACTATATAACTTCGGATCAGATTGGCAACGAGTGTATGAGATTTTGCCGGAGATAGCTGGACCGTCGGCTGGGGGGCTTGTATCCCTAGAAACACTATCGTTCATACGGTCGGGGTTTAAAAAATGGCTCAGCGAGGCAAAACAGATTGAACCTGAGCTCTGGAGAAAGGACCCTCATCGATTTATTGAGCTCAAGGCATCTAGACTCCTGGGCGCAGTAACAACAAGATATATGCTTCTTGCAGATCAAGAGGCATTCGAAACAGATGGACGATTACGGTTGATATACCTGGATAATAAGAGAAATATTGTCCGGGAGACACGGGTTGACGCTGATGGACAGACTATCACGGATATTATCATGGCCTGGTTTGAACTTACTGACCCCcttgagcttgaggatggcaTAACTGGTGATAGATACCGGGTTACCGGTGATCTGGGAAGAGAGTTATATGAACTGACTGATTCCGATTTCGCAGACCCTTAA